A section of the Pseudomonas tritici genome encodes:
- a CDS encoding lysylphosphatidylglycerol synthase domain-containing protein, whose amino-acid sequence MTSETKGSRFKRWKKPLTIAFFLLLIVLFTLLARRIDWSEVVQTLGDFKVRTLLIAGALTLCSFLVYASFDLIGRTYIRQNLVWKQILPVGIISYAFNLNLSAWVGGIAMRYRLYSRLGVSTGNIAKILGLSLATNWFGYMAIAGVVFSSGLVTMPPGWKVSTTALQGIGALLVLASLGYLVACQFSKKRAWTIRGMEINLPSLRMACLQLMLGALNWSLMAAVIFTLLPAKLDYPLVLGVLLISAIAGVLTHIPAGLGVLEAVFIALLQHEASRGSLLAGLIAYRAIYFILPLLIALVMYLGVEAKAKALRVKKTPA is encoded by the coding sequence ATGACGTCTGAAACCAAAGGCTCGCGGTTCAAGCGCTGGAAGAAGCCGCTGACCATCGCCTTCTTCTTGCTGCTGATCGTGCTGTTCACCCTGCTCGCGCGGCGCATCGATTGGAGCGAAGTGGTGCAGACCCTGGGCGACTTCAAGGTGCGCACGTTGTTGATTGCAGGCGCACTGACGCTGTGCAGTTTCCTGGTCTACGCCAGCTTCGATCTGATTGGCCGCACCTACATTCGCCAGAATCTGGTGTGGAAGCAGATCTTGCCGGTGGGCATCATCAGCTACGCCTTCAACCTCAATTTGAGCGCCTGGGTCGGCGGCATCGCCATGCGTTATCGGCTGTATTCGCGGCTGGGAGTGAGCACAGGCAATATCGCCAAGATCCTCGGTCTGAGCCTGGCCACCAATTGGTTTGGCTACATGGCGATCGCCGGGGTGGTTTTCAGCAGCGGCCTGGTCACGATGCCACCGGGCTGGAAGGTCAGCACCACGGCGTTGCAAGGCATTGGCGCGTTGTTGGTACTGGCCAGCCTGGGTTATCTGGTGGCCTGCCAGTTTTCGAAAAAGCGTGCGTGGACGATTCGCGGCATGGAAATCAACCTGCCGTCGCTACGCATGGCGTGCCTGCAGCTGATGTTGGGCGCGTTGAACTGGTCGCTCATGGCCGCGGTGATCTTCACCCTGCTGCCAGCCAAACTGGATTATCCGCTGGTGTTAGGGGTGTTGCTGATCAGCGCGATTGCCGGGGTGCTCACCCATATTCCGGCAGGGCTGGGCGTGCTGGAGGCGGTGTTCATTGCGTTGTTGCAGCATGAAGCGTCGCGGGGCAGTTTGCTCGCCGGGTTGATCGCGTATCGGGCGATCTACTTCATCTTGCCGCTGCTGATTGCGCTGGTGATGTACCTTGGCGTAGAGGCCAAGGCCAAGGCGTTGCGGGTGAAGAAAACACCGGCTTAA
- a CDS encoding alpha/beta hydrolase family protein — protein sequence MTARSESIAIDIDDEQMSGTFLSPKSKVPGVLFVHGWGGSQERDLERAKGIAGLGCVCLTFDLRGHAGTGIPLSRVTREDNLRDLLAAYDRLLSHPAIDTSAVAVVGTSYGGYLAAILTSLRPVRWLALRVPALYRDQEWLKPKRDLDKADLMDYRSTLVHAETNRALHACSAFTGDVLIVESETDAHVPHATIMSYRAACQQTHSLTHRIIDGADHSLSDPVSQQAYTSILVDWITEMVVGERLSIIQSQ from the coding sequence ATGACGGCTAGAAGCGAAAGCATTGCGATCGACATCGATGACGAACAGATGAGCGGCACCTTCCTGAGTCCCAAATCCAAAGTACCCGGCGTGTTATTTGTGCACGGCTGGGGCGGTAGCCAGGAGCGTGATCTTGAACGCGCCAAAGGCATCGCCGGCTTGGGCTGCGTGTGCCTCACCTTCGACCTGCGCGGCCATGCCGGCACTGGGATTCCGCTGTCTCGCGTCACCCGCGAAGACAACCTGCGCGACCTGCTGGCGGCCTATGATCGATTGCTGTCCCACCCGGCCATCGACACCTCGGCGGTGGCGGTGGTGGGCACCAGTTACGGCGGCTACCTCGCGGCCATTCTCACCTCACTGCGCCCGGTGCGCTGGCTGGCGCTGCGCGTGCCGGCGCTGTACCGCGACCAGGAATGGCTCAAACCCAAGCGTGATCTGGATAAGGCCGACCTGATGGATTACCGCAGCACGCTGGTCCACGCCGAAACCAATCGCGCCTTGCACGCGTGTTCTGCGTTTACCGGTGATGTGCTGATCGTTGAGTCGGAAACCGATGCCCACGTGCCCCACGCCACCATCATGAGTTACCGCGCGGCGTGCCAGCAGACCCATTCCCTGACCCATCGCATCATCGATGGCGCCGATCACTCCCTCAGCGACCCGGTGTCCCAGCAGGCGTACACCTCGATCCTGGTGGACTGGATTACCGAAATGGTGGTGGGTGAGCGGTTGAGCATTATCCAGTCTCAATAA
- a CDS encoding DUF3182 family protein, translating to MTPTQRKKLVVAHSTRESAPLHEIETNRALARWLAQILGLKFGGSYDPALHAGRSLYLLPTQTLVGAAQARALHIKGAEDVWGGYVDHDFICTKAISHGLLGPEAKAPEGWSALFCERVRNVVLDGLSVFALEDARPAATRLLYSGPIRLKPVHACAGRGQEVIHSLDEFEAVLARPEAAKLFSDGVVLEQDLQDVITHSVGQSFIGDHVLSYCGEQYLTKDGQGEDVYGGSDLLAVPGGYEALLQLELPDDVREAIEQAQVFDAAADEAYPGFYASRRNYDIAQGLDSDGQRRSGVLEQSWRMGGASSAEVAALQSFINNPGLRAIRVSSVETYADQPLPADAIEVYRGPAENSEFLLKYVTVKSYDG from the coding sequence ATGACCCCGACTCAACGCAAGAAGCTGGTGGTCGCTCACTCCACACGTGAAAGCGCCCCTCTGCATGAGATCGAAACCAACCGCGCCCTGGCGCGCTGGCTGGCACAGATTCTCGGGCTAAAATTCGGTGGCAGCTACGACCCGGCTCTACATGCGGGACGATCACTTTACCTGCTGCCCACGCAAACCCTGGTCGGTGCAGCCCAGGCGCGTGCGCTCCATATCAAGGGGGCGGAGGATGTGTGGGGCGGTTACGTCGACCACGACTTCATCTGCACCAAAGCCATCAGCCATGGTCTGCTCGGGCCTGAAGCCAAAGCGCCCGAAGGTTGGTCAGCGCTATTCTGCGAACGTGTGCGAAACGTCGTGCTGGATGGTTTGAGCGTCTTCGCGCTGGAAGACGCCCGGCCCGCAGCCACGCGCCTGCTCTACAGCGGACCCATTCGCCTGAAACCGGTGCACGCCTGCGCCGGCCGAGGTCAGGAAGTTATCCACAGTCTCGATGAGTTCGAAGCCGTGCTGGCTCGACCTGAGGCCGCGAAGCTCTTCAGCGATGGTGTGGTGTTGGAGCAAGACCTGCAGGACGTAATCACCCACAGCGTCGGCCAAAGCTTCATCGGCGATCACGTGCTCAGCTACTGCGGCGAGCAATACCTGACGAAAGACGGGCAGGGCGAAGACGTCTACGGCGGCTCCGACCTATTGGCGGTGCCGGGTGGCTACGAAGCTCTGTTGCAACTCGAACTGCCCGACGACGTACGCGAAGCCATCGAACAAGCGCAGGTGTTCGACGCGGCCGCCGATGAAGCCTATCCCGGCTTCTACGCATCGCGGCGCAACTACGACATCGCCCAGGGCTTGGACAGCGACGGCCAACGCCGCAGCGGCGTGCTCGAACAATCCTGGCGCATGGGCGGAGCCAGCAGCGCGGAAGTCGCAGCGTTGCAAAGTTTTATCAACAACCCCGGCCTGCGTGCGATCCGTGTGTCCTCTGTGGAAACCTACGCGGACCAACCCTTGCCGGCTGATGCCATTGAGGTGTATCGCGGGCCGGCGGAAAACAGCGAGTTTCTTCTTAAGTACGTGACGGTTAAATCTTATGACGGCTAG
- a CDS encoding GlxA family transcriptional regulator has translation MVVVELGVLIYQGAQMAAVHGLTDLFGVANRIAAEHQCAQLPLLRISHWQVEATGETVRVFDSHPGPDQPMMAVLVPPSIGEFTEEQAPPALLEWLRRQHAAGTVLGGVCMGSIMLARSGLLDGRSATTHWSSAKSFAARYPAVRLEADKPIVDDGDLITTAGLMAWSELGLRLVDRLMGPSIAADTARFLVIEHSDSASQCGSNFAPILGHGDAAILKVQHWLQATGAVDVSLTAMALEAGLEERTFLRRFRNATGLKPTEYCQHLRVGKARQMLEFTNGTIDHIAWTVGYQDPSAFRAIFKKITGLAPSDYRKRFGV, from the coding sequence ATGGTCGTGGTTGAGCTGGGCGTGTTGATCTACCAGGGGGCGCAGATGGCGGCCGTGCACGGCCTGACTGACCTGTTCGGCGTCGCCAACCGCATCGCCGCCGAGCACCAGTGCGCACAGTTGCCGCTCTTGCGGATCAGCCATTGGCAGGTGGAGGCTACCGGTGAAACGGTGCGCGTATTCGATAGCCATCCCGGCCCTGATCAACCCATGATGGCCGTACTGGTGCCCCCGTCGATTGGTGAGTTCACCGAAGAACAAGCGCCGCCTGCGCTACTGGAATGGCTTCGCCGGCAACACGCCGCAGGTACCGTATTGGGCGGCGTCTGCATGGGTTCGATCATGCTGGCGCGCAGCGGATTGCTCGATGGGCGCAGCGCCACCACTCATTGGTCTTCCGCCAAATCCTTCGCCGCGCGTTACCCGGCCGTGCGCCTTGAAGCGGATAAACCCATCGTTGATGACGGCGACCTTATTACCACCGCTGGCTTGATGGCCTGGTCCGAACTCGGCCTGCGCCTGGTCGATCGCCTGATGGGCCCTAGCATTGCGGCGGATACCGCGCGTTTCCTGGTGATCGAGCACAGTGACAGCGCCAGCCAATGCGGCAGCAACTTTGCGCCGATTCTCGGCCACGGCGACGCCGCCATCCTCAAGGTTCAGCACTGGTTGCAGGCCACCGGTGCGGTGGATGTTTCCCTCACGGCGATGGCACTGGAGGCAGGCTTGGAGGAGCGCACATTCCTACGGCGCTTTCGCAACGCCACCGGGTTGAAACCCACCGAATACTGTCAGCATCTGCGCGTGGGCAAGGCTCGGCAAATGCTCGAGTTTACCAACGGCACCATTGATCACATCGCGTGGACCGTGGGCTATCAGGACCCCAGCGCCTTCCGCGCCATCTTCAAGAAGATCACCGGCCTGGCGCCCAGCGATTACCGCAAACGGTTTGGCGTCTGA
- a CDS encoding cysteine hydrolase family protein, which produces MAKQALILIDIQNDYFPQGKWPLDGVEAAADKAVHVLQAFRQAGDAVIHVRHEFTSEDAPFFTPGSEGAHLHPKVMNEGNEPVVLKHFVNSFRETNLRALLEQRSITELVVVGSMSHMCIDAVVRAAADLGYKVTVIHDACATRDLEFNGQVIPAAQVHGAYMASLAFGYAGVVSADEYFKAQAAAA; this is translated from the coding sequence ATGGCCAAGCAAGCGCTCATCCTAATCGATATCCAGAACGACTACTTCCCTCAAGGCAAGTGGCCACTCGACGGCGTCGAAGCCGCAGCGGACAAGGCCGTGCATGTGTTGCAGGCGTTTCGCCAGGCGGGCGATGCGGTGATTCATGTGCGTCATGAGTTCACGTCTGAGGACGCGCCGTTCTTCACACCGGGCTCCGAGGGTGCGCATCTGCATCCCAAAGTGATGAATGAAGGCAATGAGCCGGTGGTGCTTAAACATTTTGTGAATTCGTTTCGCGAGACCAACCTGCGCGCACTGCTGGAACAACGCAGCATCACCGAACTGGTGGTGGTCGGCAGCATGAGCCATATGTGCATCGATGCGGTGGTCCGGGCGGCGGCGGACCTGGGCTACAAGGTCACGGTCATTCATGACGCGTGTGCGACCCGGGACCTGGAGTTCAATGGCCAGGTGATCCCGGCTGCGCAGGTGCATGGGGCGTATATGGCGTCGCTGGCATTCGGCTATGCGGGCGTGGTGTCGGCAGATGAATATTTCAAGGCGCAAGCGGCGGCGGCATAA
- the tam gene encoding trans-aconitate 2-methyltransferase, with the protein MTWSAKQYTMFEQQRTRPVRDLVAAIPNTEVRTAVDLGCGPGNSTEVLAERFPHAHVTGMDSSDDMLVDARQRLPALNFELADIGAWNPAQTFDVILANASLQWLPDHATLYPHLVHQLTPAGTLAVQTPDNLDEPAHRLAREVAADGPWSARIGAVKHNERHTASYYYELLSKHCSTVDVWRTTYQHPLADYATVVEWFKASALRPFLAPLTDSEKAAFLQEYQARIAQAYPALADGTVLLPFPRLFIIATR; encoded by the coding sequence ATGACCTGGTCTGCCAAGCAATACACGATGTTTGAACAGCAACGCACCCGTCCCGTCCGCGACCTGGTCGCGGCCATTCCGAATACCGAGGTGCGTACGGCTGTCGACCTGGGCTGCGGTCCCGGCAATTCCACCGAGGTGCTGGCCGAGCGCTTCCCGCATGCGCACGTTACCGGCATGGACAGCTCCGACGACATGCTGGTCGATGCACGCCAACGGCTACCGGCGCTGAACTTCGAACTGGCGGACATCGGCGCCTGGAACCCCGCACAGACTTTCGATGTGATCCTGGCCAACGCGTCGCTGCAATGGCTGCCTGACCACGCCACGCTTTACCCGCACTTGGTCCACCAACTGACACCCGCTGGCACGCTGGCGGTGCAAACGCCGGACAACCTCGATGAGCCTGCCCACCGACTTGCCCGTGAAGTTGCCGCTGATGGCCCGTGGTCTGCCAGGATCGGCGCGGTCAAACACAATGAACGCCACACCGCGAGCTACTACTACGAGCTGCTGAGCAAACATTGCAGCACCGTCGATGTGTGGCGCACCACCTATCAGCACCCGCTGGCGGATTACGCTACGGTGGTGGAGTGGTTCAAGGCCTCGGCCCTAAGACCCTTCCTGGCGCCGTTGACCGATAGCGAGAAGGCTGCCTTCCTGCAGGAGTACCAGGCGCGGATTGCCCAGGCTTACCCAGCCCTGGCCGATGGCACCGTGCTGCTGCCTTTTCCGCGCCTGTTCATTATCGCTACCCGCTAA
- a CDS encoding LysR family transcriptional regulator, translated as MLELRQLKAFVAIAEEGYITRAAERLGMQQPPLTRMLQSLEAELGVVLMERLPRGVRPTTAGLALLDEARELLAQAEGIADVVRLAARGERGRLAIGFTSSAALHPFVPSVLRLFRETYVGVTVVLEEAGTGELLDALAHEKLDAAFIRSPLSGTQSLQDDPILVEPMLLALPTDHPLALNAGSPLPLKALASESFVLYRRRVGLGLYDAILVACREAGFSPQVVQEAPRMTATLSLVAAGLGVSIVPASMQRLRGDGIVYRELTECQSLVAPLHLATRIDDGSTVLRRFKEMVVTAAEADA; from the coding sequence ATGCTGGAGCTTCGCCAACTCAAGGCCTTCGTAGCCATCGCCGAAGAAGGTTATATCACCCGCGCTGCCGAACGCCTGGGCATGCAGCAGCCGCCGTTGACACGGATGCTGCAAAGCCTCGAAGCCGAGTTGGGCGTGGTGCTGATGGAGCGTTTGCCCCGAGGCGTGCGACCCACTACCGCCGGGCTCGCTTTACTCGACGAGGCCCGTGAACTACTCGCGCAGGCTGAAGGCATTGCGGACGTAGTGCGCCTTGCCGCACGGGGTGAGCGCGGACGGCTGGCGATCGGGTTCACTAGCTCGGCTGCACTGCATCCCTTTGTGCCGAGTGTGTTGCGGTTGTTTCGCGAAACCTATGTCGGCGTCACGGTGGTGTTGGAAGAAGCTGGCACCGGCGAACTGCTGGACGCGTTGGCGCATGAAAAACTGGACGCGGCGTTTATCCGCTCCCCCCTCAGCGGGACTCAATCGCTGCAGGACGACCCGATCCTGGTGGAGCCGATGTTGCTGGCGCTGCCCACTGATCATCCGCTGGCACTCAATGCGGGCTCTCCCCTGCCCTTGAAGGCATTGGCGAGCGAGTCCTTCGTGCTCTATCGCCGCCGCGTGGGGTTGGGCCTGTATGACGCGATTCTGGTGGCGTGCCGTGAAGCGGGGTTCAGCCCTCAGGTGGTCCAGGAAGCCCCGCGCATGACCGCGACACTCAGCCTGGTAGCGGCGGGACTTGGGGTGTCCATCGTGCCGGCGTCGATGCAACGGTTACGCGGAGACGGCATCGTGTATCGGGAACTGACGGAGTGTCAGAGCCTGGTGGCGCCACTGCATTTGGCAACGCGGATTGATGACGGATCCACAGTGTTACGCCGGTTCAAAGAGATGGTGGTGACAGCGGCCGAGGCGGACGCCTGA
- a CDS encoding single-stranded DNA-binding protein, translated as MARGVNKVILVGTCGQDPEVRYLPNGNAVTNLSLATSEQWTDKQTGQKVEKTEWHRVSMFGKVAEIAGEYLRKGSQVYIEGKLQTREWEKDGIKRYTTEIVVDMQGTMQLLGGRPQQGDQQGGGNNYQQSAPAPRQQAPRPQQSAPQQSRQAPPPQQAAPQPAPDFDSFDDDIPF; from the coding sequence ATGGCCCGTGGGGTTAACAAAGTCATATTGGTCGGTACATGCGGCCAGGATCCCGAGGTTCGCTACTTGCCTAACGGTAACGCCGTGACCAACCTGAGTCTGGCGACCAGCGAACAGTGGACCGACAAGCAGACTGGCCAGAAGGTCGAAAAAACCGAATGGCACCGTGTGTCGATGTTCGGCAAGGTTGCAGAGATTGCTGGTGAGTACCTGCGCAAAGGTTCGCAGGTGTACATCGAAGGCAAGCTGCAAACCCGTGAGTGGGAAAAAGACGGCATCAAGCGTTACACCACTGAAATCGTGGTCGACATGCAAGGCACCATGCAACTGCTGGGCGGCCGTCCACAGCAGGGCGACCAGCAAGGCGGGGGCAATAACTACCAGCAGTCCGCTCCGGCCCCACGCCAGCAGGCTCCGCGTCCGCAGCAGTCGGCACCGCAACAGTCGCGCCAGGCGCCGCCTCCACAACAGGCTGCTCCGCAACCGGCCCCGGATTTCGACAGCTTTGATGACGATATCCCGTTCTAG
- a CDS encoding MFS transporter, protein MHDPHSERMSSGETRAASGLALVFAFRMLGMFMVLPVLATYGMDLAGATPALIGLAIGAYGLTQAIFQIPFGIISDRIGRRPVIYLGLIVFALGSVLAAQADSIWGVIAGRILQGAGAISAAVMALLSDLTREQHRTKAMAMIGMTIGLSFAVAMVVGPLLTRAFGLHGLFLATGGMALFGIVIVAFMVPRSTGTLQHRESGVARKALLPTLKHPDLLRLDLGIFVLHAMLMCSFVALPLALVEKAGLPKEQHWWVYLTALLISFFAMIPFIIYGEKKRKMKRVLLGAVATLMLTELFFWQFGDSLRALVIGTVVFFTAFNLLEASLPSLISKVSPAGGKGTAMGVYSTSQFLGSALGGIMGGWMFQHGGLSVVFLGCAGLAALWLAFAVTMREPPYVTSLRLPLSPEAIRESGLVERLKAVVGVTDAVVIAEEAAIYIKLDTELLDRATLEQLVNPVPTARPA, encoded by the coding sequence ATGCACGATCCCCACAGCGAACGCATGAGTAGCGGCGAGACCCGAGCAGCAAGCGGTCTGGCCCTGGTGTTCGCCTTCCGTATGCTGGGCATGTTTATGGTGTTGCCGGTACTGGCGACCTATGGAATGGATCTGGCAGGCGCGACCCCCGCATTGATCGGCCTGGCGATTGGCGCCTATGGCCTGACGCAGGCGATTTTTCAGATTCCGTTCGGGATCATTTCCGACCGCATCGGCCGTCGCCCGGTGATTTACCTGGGGCTGATCGTCTTTGCGCTCGGCAGCGTGCTCGCGGCGCAAGCGGATTCGATATGGGGCGTGATCGCCGGGCGCATCCTGCAAGGTGCCGGTGCGATTTCCGCCGCGGTCATGGCGCTGCTGTCAGACCTGACCCGTGAGCAACACCGCACCAAGGCCATGGCCATGATCGGCATGACCATCGGCCTGTCGTTTGCCGTGGCCATGGTGGTCGGCCCCTTGCTGACGCGCGCGTTCGGCCTGCACGGGCTGTTCCTGGCCACCGGCGGCATGGCGCTGTTCGGTATCGTGATCGTAGCCTTTATGGTGCCGCGCTCCACCGGCACGTTGCAGCACCGCGAGTCGGGCGTCGCGCGCAAGGCTTTATTGCCGACACTCAAGCATCCGGACCTGCTGCGCCTGGATTTAGGTATCTTCGTATTACACGCCATGCTCATGTGCAGCTTCGTCGCCTTGCCCCTGGCGCTGGTGGAAAAAGCCGGGTTGCCCAAGGAACAGCACTGGTGGGTCTACCTCACCGCGCTGTTGATTTCGTTCTTCGCCATGATCCCGTTCATCATTTATGGCGAGAAGAAACGCAAAATGAAACGAGTTCTCTTGGGCGCCGTCGCGACGTTGATGCTCACTGAGCTATTCTTCTGGCAGTTCGGCGACAGCCTGCGGGCGCTGGTAATCGGCACGGTGGTATTTTTCACCGCGTTCAACCTGCTGGAGGCTTCGTTGCCTTCGCTGATCAGTAAGGTTTCACCGGCCGGCGGCAAAGGGACGGCCATGGGGGTGTATTCCACCAGCCAGTTCCTGGGTTCTGCACTGGGCGGCATCATGGGTGGCTGGATGTTCCAGCATGGCGGTTTGTCGGTTGTCTTCCTGGGATGCGCCGGGCTGGCTGCACTTTGGCTAGCCTTTGCTGTTACCATGCGCGAACCTCCCTACGTCACAAGTCTGCGTTTGCCGCTATCGCCCGAGGCGATCCGTGAAAGCGGTCTGGTAGAGCGCCTGAAGGCCGTCGTAGGGGTAACCGATGCAGTCGTGATTGCTGAAGAAGCAGCCATTTACATCAAATTGGACACCGAATTATTGGATCGCGCGACGCTCGAGCAACTGGTCAACCCAGTGCCGACAGCGCGCCCAGCTTAG